A DNA window from Eremothecium cymbalariae DBVPG#7215 chromosome 3, complete sequence contains the following coding sequences:
- a CDS encoding uncharacterized protein (similar to Ashbya gossypii AER066W) gives MINLRTCWPIIRRFYIKPVSATEPMGWSYESTKKWTKPPSRNRSKDIERLRKFCTILKVEEYGLTIGNFEELEKCLYVNKNLYVMSKGNKISITELDSIGSFVLYSQISQWIDKLTELLRKNTSVIPQHIKEKKGLHPLVRKFLRQKNLLNIARISTPDSKVSNKVRLIHDHHTFYAIIGYLNLNNGQEAMTRFLDENIIKPILRDVVKM, from the coding sequence ATGATAAATCTGCGCACATGCTGGCCAATCATTCGTCgattttatattaaaccAGTTTCTGCAACGGAGCCAATGGGTTGGAGCTATGAAAGTACGAAAAAGTGGACAAAACCACCATCACGAAATAGGAGTAAGGATATAGAAAGATTAAGGAAGTTTTGTACTATTTTGAAGGTTGAGGAGTATGGTTTAACTATTGGGaactttgaagaattggaaaagtGCCTCTATGTTAATAAAAACCTTTATGTAATGTCGAaaggaaataaaatatcaataacaGAGCTGGATTCTATTGGTAGTTTTGTACTCTATTCCCAAATTTCTCAATGGATTGACAAACTCACTGAACTATTAAGAAAGAATACGTCTGTTATACCACAACACATTAAAGAGAAGAAGGGGCTTCATCCTCTTGTGAGGAAGTTCCTACGACAAAAAAACCTGCTTAATATTGCGAGGATATCAACTCCAGACAGTAAGGTATCGAACAAGGTACGACTGATCCACGATCATCATACTTTTTATGCTATTATTGGGTATCTGAATCTAAATAATGGACAGGAAGCTATGACTAGGTTTTTGGACGAGAACATTATTAAACCTATTCTCAGAGATGTCGTTAAGATGTAA
- the AFG2 gene encoding AAA family ATPase AFG2 (similar to Ashbya gossypii AER065C), which yields MASKATGSNSSSKKKLSDGTEGKKSSSKSNAPVVFITRPHSEDNEKLLGTVFMNPTVMKDCGYSSGNICIVSKEGQPGVAAILQNGEESQQDNVIKVSTPLRSVGSLLLGERVTIKKAQYQPDYASKITVGSLQGHEISENNQKAVERLLNSCGIVMPGMIFSNLTCDEVSSKSDILIVDIESIDNVKQTMAELKISDGSENRYTPYLSPAGIFKKGYTKIIYTTRIEVDRRFKLSKPLRYSSVGGLSREIQKLKETIEAPLYESEFYEECGIHPPRGILLHGPPGTGKTMLLRCVANENVAHIQTINGPSITSKYLGETEEKLRGIFEEARKFQPSIILIDEIDSIAPNRNNDDSGEAESRVVATLLTLMDGVDSEGRVVIVATTNRPNKIDPALRRPGRFNTEVEIGVPDAVSRREILKKQLSNMSEKRRDFTDDEITEIADKTHGYVGTDLSGLCTLAVAHSKHRAIIEGIKIPDLKINVKDFEAAMLEIKPSAMREIFLEMPKVYWSDIAGQEQLKSELEEVIQLPHKGADKLRRFQVSPPKGMLLYGPPGCSKTLTAKALATESGFNFFAIKGPEVLNKYVGETERTVRELFRKAKAAAPSIIFIDEIDELAKTRDQEASSAASGNVLITLLNEIDGVEELNGVVVVAATNKPEIIDSALIRSGRLDKHIYVSPPNFEARLQILKNCTKTFGLKTEDVDLHNLANLTEHCSGAAVTQLCRDAAIAATREDFVDGDVEARHFEVALTKLTKDVMPESLVSYERFSKKRGI from the coding sequence ATGGCATCAAAAGCAACTGGAAGCAATTCATCctcgaagaagaagttgtcaGATGGCACTGAAGGTAAAAAAAGTAGCTCCAAGAGCAATGCACCTGTTGTGTTTATCACAAGGCCACATTCTGAGGACAATGAAAAACTACTTGGAACCGTATTTATGAATCCAACGGTTATGAAGGATTGCGGATATTCATCAGGTAATATATGTATTGTGTCCAAAGAAGGACAGCCGGGGGTTGCTGCTATTTTACAGAATGGTGAAGAGTCGCAACAAGATAATGTTATTAAGGTATCGACACCTCTCAGATCTGTTGGCTCATTGCTATTAGGTGAGCGTGTTACCATTAAAAAAGCTCAATATCAACCAGATTATGCTAGTAAAATTACTGTAGGAAGCTTGCAAGGCCATGAAATTAGTgaaaacaaccaaaaagCTGTTGAAAGGCTTTTGAATAGCTGTGGAATAGTAATGCCTGGTATGATTTTTAGTAATCTAACGTGTGATGAGGTATCTTCGAAATCAGACATACTTATCGTTGATATTGAAAGTATTGACAATGTCAAGCAGACCATGGCCGAGTTAAAGATATCTGATGGTTCAGAGAACAGATATACACCTTACTTATCTCCAGCaggtatttttaaaaagggCTATACGAAAATTATTTATACAACACGTATTGAAGTTGATAGACGATTCAAACTTTCAAAGCCGTTGCGGTATAGTTCAGTTGGTGGGTTATCTAGAGAAATACAAAAGTTAAAGGAGACTATCGAGGCCCCATTATATGAATCTGAGTTTTATGAAGAATGTGGTATCCACCCTCCTAGAGGTATTCTATTACACGGACCACCAGGTACGGGTAAAACAATGTTACTACGTTGTGTTGCAAACGAGAATGTAGCCCATATACAAACCATCAACGGGCCATCAATTACATCAAAGTATTTGGGCGAAACAGAGGAGAAGTTAAgaggaatttttgaagaagctcGTAAATTTCAACCttctattattttaatcGATGAAATAGATTCAATTGCACCAAATAGAAATAATGATGACTCCGGGGAGGCTGAAAGCAGAGTTGTTGCCACATTGTTAACCTTGATGGACGGTGTGGATAGTGAAGGGCGTGTAGTAATTGTTGCAACAACCAATAGACCAAACAAAATTGACCCTGCGTTGAGAAGGCCTGGAAGATTTAACACTGAAGTTGAGATTGGCGTTCCAGATGCTGTATCCAGAAGagaaatattgaagaagcaaCTCAGCAACATGTCTGAAAAGCGCCGTGACTTcactgatgatgaaattaCTGAAATAGCTGATAAAACCCATGGTTATGTGGGTACGGATTTGAGTGGACTATGTACCTTGGCTGTAGCGCATAGTAAGCATAGAGCTATTATTGAAGGTATAAAAATTCCtgatttgaagataaaTGTAAAGGATTTTGAGGCTGCCATGCTGGAAATTAAACCAAGCGCCATGAGGGAAATATTTTTAGAAATGCCAAAGGTATATTGGTCAGATATAGCAGGTCAAGAGCAGTTGAAAAGTGAACTTGAAGAGGTTATTCAGTTACCACACAAAGGAGCAGATAAATTGCGTAGATTTCAAGTGTCTCCCCCCAAAGGTATGTTATTATATGGTCCTCCTGGTTGCTCAAAGACGTTAACGGCTAAAGCATTGGCAACCGAATCTGgtttcaatttctttgcCATTAAAGGCCCAGAAGTTTTGAACAAGTATGTTGGTGAGACAGAAAGGACGGTACGGGAATTATTCCGTAAAGCCAAAGCTGCTGCTCCaagtattatttttattgatgaaattgatgaattagCCAAGACTCGAGACCAGGAGGCATCTTCTGCAGCCTCCGGTAACGTCCTAATAACGTTGTTAAATGAAATAGATGGCGTTGAAGAACTAAACGGTGTTGTCGTAGTGGCTGCAACGAATAAGCCTGAAATAATAGACTCTGCGTTAATCAGATCCGGGAGATTGGAcaaacatatatatgtcaGTCCTCCAAACTTCGAGGCTAGATTacaaatattaaagaattgTACGAAAACCTTCGGCCTAAAAACTGAGGATGTTGATCTACACAATTTAGCAAATCTAACAGAGCATTGCTCTGGTGCTGCAGTAACTCAATTGTGCAGAGATGCTGCAATTGCGGCAACAAGGGaagattttgttgatggtgatgttgaAGCCCGtcattttgaagttgcatTGACTAAGCTAACTAAGGACGTAATGCCTGAAAGTTTGGTCTCCTACGAACgcttttccaaaaaacgAGGAATATAG
- the VPS33 gene encoding tethering complex ATP-binding subunit VPS33 (similar to Ashbya gossypii AER064C), whose amino-acid sequence MVDKLDAKKFKDILRDRLFTCLTQCSSSQPIVLIVQPNLVSLLNTLCPASQLTQKTQVTLIVKLDDDCVSNLKRIDLGSSKLVTLIDVRSDLKVPKPLHDLINEMPLNELDIIYATWEGHIDKYEKKLLPNHLELQLENIFPRLHPWYMLPLCFLDDILLNCNVLFTRDLQNLYYPKTTSFAKTTRTMLVNHLIDAVMSLCCENDITITHSISLGRYSKRFVDGLRSQLNDLETSEKQFQREMLYGEKHSGLQTNLIVIERQIDPLTPLLSQLTYSGMLNDIYGFTVDAKLKGLKPSDILEGANNETEVTLDYSMDNVWDDLKFINFGAVGTSLNIWAKELKDHYDSRHQVETVGEIKQFVDSLGEFQDRQRLLKLHTGISSKIMDHVNKEAIFQDLIDIEQDFCMNNLDNKVSCEKILDLMYAGAPREIILRLCCLLSLTKNGIRDKDFTILKTELVDTFGIDALMQLERLSKYGYILNKTVFSDYNSIKDFHTFSAWYDLCPQLDKSIDPLNPNEPTFSLCGIIPLSVRILESMYDRSVLLQNYSSQQPFVISRTPTLSKLEQLFESQYGPGIVDEQVWDQSTSAKTMIIGSAEKHTDLVILVFLGGITVAEIATIKFLQRRLRSKKVNKHFVVVTDGLLNSNAISQI is encoded by the coding sequence ATGGTTGATAAACTAGATgctaaaaaattcaaagatattttgCGAGATCGGCTTTTTACATGTTTAACGCAATGTAGTTCGTCACAGCCAATTGTTCTTATAGTGCAACCTAACTTGGTTTCTCTACTGAATACCCTTTGCCCTGCTTCTCAGTTGACACAAAAAACGCAGGTTACGTTGATAGTTaaattggatgatgattGTGTATCAAACTTGAAGCGCATAGATTTAGGTTCATCTAAGTTAGTGACTCTCATTGATGTCAGATCAGATTTGAAAGTTCCTAAACCTTTACATGATTTGATCAATGAAATGCCATTGAATGAGttagatataatatatgcTACTTGGGAAGGCCATATTGACAAATACGAAAAAAAGTTGCTTCCAAATCATTTAGAACTTCAGCTAGAGAATATATTCCCCCGTTTGCATCCATGGTATATGCTCCCGCTATGTTTCttggatgatattttattgaattgCAATGTTCTCTTTACCAGAGATTTGCAGAACCTTTATTACCCGAAAACAACGTCATTTGCAAAAACCACAAGAACTATGTTAGTAAATCACTTAATTGATGCGGTCATGTCTTTATGTTGTGAGAATGACATCACAATCACACATTCAATATCTTTAGGGCGGTATTCCAAGAGATTTGTAGATGGGTTGCGCTCTCAATTAAACGATTTAGAGACTTCTGAGAAGCAGTTTCAGCGAGAGATGCTCTACGGTGAAAAGCATAGCGGTCTTCAAACGAATTTAATTGTCATTGAGAGACAAATCGACCCATTAACACCTCTCCTTTCTCAATTAACATATTCAGGTATGttaaatgatatatatggtttTACTGTAGATGCTAAACTAAAGGGCTTGAAGCCAAGCGATATTTTAGAGGGTGCTAATAATGAGACAGAGGTAACTTTGGATTATTCTATGGACAATGTATGGGATGACCTCAAGTTTATCAATTTTGGCGCAGTGGGTACCAGCTTAAATATCTGGGCGAAAGAGTTGAAGGATCATTACGATTCAAGACATCAAGTTGAGACGGTTGGCGAGATCAAGCAATTTGTGGACAGTTTGGGCGAATTCCAAGATAGACAAAGGTTGCTTAAGTTACACACTGGAATATCCAGCAAGATTATGGATCATGTTAACAAGGAAGCAATATTTCAGGATTTAAtagatattgaacaagaTTTTTGCATGAATAATTTAGATAATAAAGTCAGCTGTGAAAAAATACTAGATTTGATGTATGCAGGCGCCCCAAGAGAGATTATACTAAGGCTCTGCTGTTTATTATCTCTGACCAAGAATGGTATTAGAGACAAGGATTTCACGATATTAAAAACAGAGCTTGTAGATACTTTTGGGATAGATGCACTAATGCAATTGGAAAGACTAAGCAAATACGGTTATATATTGAACAAGACCGTCTTTTCAGATTATAATTCCATTAAAGATTTCCATACCTTTAGCGCTTGGTATGATTTATGTCCACAACTTGATAAATCAATTGACCCCTTAAATCCTAACGAACCCACATTCTCGCTTTGCGGTATTATTCCATTGAGTGTACGCATATTAGAATCAATGTACGATAGATCTGTGCTCTTACAAAATTACTCTTCACAGCAACCCTTTGTTATCTCACGTACTCCTACTCTTTCTAAATTGGAGCAGTTATTTGAAAGCCAATATGGTCCTGGAATCGTAGACGAACAAGTTTGGGACCAATCTACATCAGCTAAAACTATGATTATAGGTTCTGCTGAAAAACATACCGACCTCGTGATTCTTGTCTTCCTAGGTGGTATCACTGTTGCAGAAATAGCAACCATCAAATTCCTACAACGAAGACTGCGTTCGAAAAAGGTCAACAAGCATTTCGTCGTAGTTACGGATGGCcttttgaattccaatGCTATATCTCAGATATAA
- the COX9 gene encoding cytochrome c oxidase subunit VIIa (similar to Ashbya gossypii AER063W): MSAIAPITGTIRKKIIADITIGFAIGTVLGSAWWWGFHKNIIGKREAHYQKLALQKAAEEE; this comes from the coding sequence ATGTCAGCTATCGCGCCTATTACTGGTACTATaagaaagaaaatcatTGCCGATATCACCATTGGTTTTGCCATTGGCACTGTCCTAGGTTCAGCTTGGTGGTGGGGTTTCcacaaaaatattattggtaAGAGAGAAGCTCACTATCAGAAGCTAGCTCTTCAGAAAGCCGCTGAGGAGGAATAA
- the COX8 gene encoding cytochrome c oxidase subunit VIII (similar to Ashbya gossypii AER062C) — translation MIFQQTARLAGRRAFSSSVRQQVHFKEGPYSNIPVKIHNRKIPYAIIHFGFFTLGFAIPFISGYVQLKKAGVY, via the coding sequence ATGATTTTCCAACAGACAGCTAGATTGGCTGGTAGAAGGGCATTTTCCAGTAGTGTGAGACAACAGGTCCACTTTAAGGAGGGACCATACTCTAATATTCCAGTTAAAATTCACAACAGAAAGATTCCATATGCTATTATTCATTTTGGGTTTTTTACTTTGGGGTTTGCCATTCCGTTTATCTCGGGTTATGTCCAACTAAAGAAGGCAGGTGTCTATTAA
- the CST9 gene encoding SUMO ligase CST9 (similar to Saccharomyces cerevisiae YLR394W CST9) produces MDLNQPFVHCSRCNLPYDRNVVFSLTSCAHILCEKHIPGSGKPMRCPVCQKDNISVLKLSSDPHVNSKFPAEVQNFFIPFTRHLEPLYSIAQFQWDALSEQCEYYKSISYKLQEKCNRQRQLLYNAREELEQLSELKERVKQLEGMHEVSPCGHSRQQQRIVQRGPAAVPNRPETIDLTDSEQVSFISKLKDNNRLRNKNMSSTSIIAESTSLQPFTPESQHRIQRTIAKARNGLFTPTKFQALTPSSKSCSDSSNINEDTATTTMPPVFDAPRSNHMTDSLPPAIERLKLKRSNTSTVSSRGIFSNMRIGFSATSLASPSSKSSSKFRRVR; encoded by the coding sequence ATGGATTTGAATCAGCCATTTGTTCACTGTAGTAGGTGTAATTTGCCGTACGATAGAAATGTTGTGTTTTCGCTTACGTCGTGTGCACATATCCTATGTGAGAAACATATACCAGGAAGTGGCAAGCCTATGAGATGTCCAGTATGCCAGAAAGATAATATAAGTGTGCTTAAGCTGTCTAGCGATCCTCATGTAAACAGCAAGTTTCCTGCGGAGGTACAGAACTTCTTTATACCTTTCACAAGACACTTGGAGCCATTATATTCTATTGCGCAGTTCCAATGGGATGCTTTGTCCGAACAGTGTGAGTACTACAAGTCAATAAGCTACAAGCTTCAAGAGAAGTGCAACAGACAACGACAATTACTATACAATGCGAGGGAGGAACTGGAACAGTTGTCAGAATTGAAGGAGAGGGTCAAACAATTGGAGGGCATGCACGAAGTATCGCCATGTGGTCATTCacggcagcagcagcggaTTGTGCAACGGGGCCCAGCTGCTGTGCCAAATAGGCCTGAAACGATAGATCTCACGGACAGCGAACAGGTCTCCTTCATAAGTAAATTGAAGGACAACAACAGACTACGTAACAAGAATATGTCCAGCACAAGCATCATCGCAGAATCAACTTCACTACAACCCTTCACGCCAGAAAGTCAGCATCGCATACAGCGAACCATTGCCAAGGCCCGAAATGGGCTATTCACACCCACAAAGTTCCAAGCTCTGACTCCAAGTAGTAAGAGTTGCAGTGacagcagcaacattaACGAAGACACAGCCACTACTACAATGCCGCCTGTTTTTGACGCTCCAAGATCGAATCATATGACCGACTCACTCCCGCCTGCTATAGAGAGACTcaagttgaaaagaagcaacACGTCTACCGTATCATCAAGAGGAATATTCTCAAATATGCGAATTGGCTTTAGTGCAACAAGTCTCGCATCCCCTTCCTCAAAATCATCCTCCAAATTTCGAAGGGTCCGCtga
- a CDS encoding aldo-keto reductase superfamily protein (similar to Saccharomyces cerevisiae YDL124W), with protein sequence MVGRTKRFFTLNNGNSIPAITTVGVGNKWTKIYGIRDGAKNLMEYLKEILALPGFLHIMTAEFYPNNGLLSAALKASQKPRHEIWITDKYCSQCKLSSSPIEALERSLDRLGFDYVDLYLIHNPCLDSSPNGISLEKAWKQMELLYKTGKVKNIGVSNFRIEDLERLKDAEIKPQVNEIEFHAFLQNQTPNIYEYAKTHDLLLCGYSPLFPLETKTEDFMDFPFYRYIIGLAEKYNKTEAQILLHWMNCLGVLPVITNTKVKWYKEASDIISFELTSEELDMITELGKKHKPHRKHFVKEYMKYNSEAHIA encoded by the coding sequence atggtCGGTAGGACTAAGAGATTCTTTACTCTAAATAACGGTAACAGCATACCTGCAATAACGACAGTGGGGGTCGGTAACAAATGGACGAAAATATATGGCATAAGGGATGGAGCCAAGAATTTGATGGAGTATCTAAAGGAGATATTGGCCCTGCCAGGGTTTTTGCACATTATGACAGCGGAATTCTATCCAAATAATGGGCTGTTGAGCGCTGCGTTGAAGGCTTCACAGAAACCGAGGCATGAAATCTGGATCACCGACAAATACTGTTCCCAGTGCAAACTCTCTTCTAGCCCGATAGAAGCGCTGGAACGATCATTGGATCGACTGGGGTTTGACTATGTCGACCTGTATTTGATACATAACCCATGTTTAGACTCATCACCGAATGGGATATCTTTAGAGAAGGCATGGAAACAAATGGAACTGCTATACAAGACAGGaaaagtaaaaaatatcGGTGTTTCTAACTTTCGTATTGAGGATCTCGAAAGGCTAAAAGATGCTGAAATCAAACCGCAAGTGAATGAGATTGAATTCCACGCTTTTCTCCAGAATCAAACTCCAAATATTTATGAATACGCAAAGACCCATGATCTACTTCTATGTGGGTATTCCCCACTGTTCCCACTAGAAACCAAAACAGAAGATTTTATGGACTTCCCGTTCTATCGGTACATCATAGGATTGGCTGAAAAGTACAACAAAACAGAAGCCCAGATTCTCCTTCATTGGATGAATTGCCTTGGAGTGCTTCCTGTTATAACCAATACCAAAGTTAAGTGGTATAAAGAAGCCTCCGATATCATCAGTTTTGAGTTGACCTCAGAGGAACTCGATATGATAACAGAACTGGGCAAAAAGCATAAGCCTCACAGGAAGCACTTTGTGAAGGAGTACATGAAATATAATTCAGAAGCCCACATCGCATGA
- the IDP1 gene encoding isocitrate dehydrogenase (NADP(+)) IDP1 (similar to Ashbya gossypii AER061C) translates to MYFRRYLLTATRTSRPKIKVQSPLVELDGDEMTRIIWDKIKTKLILPYLDIDLKYYDLSITSRDASNDQITHDAAHAIKKYGVGVKCATITPDEARVEEFNLKKMWKSPNGTIRNILGGTVFREPIVIPRIPRLIPGWEKPIIIGRHAHGDQYKATDLLVPGAGKLELLYRPADGSTPTTLDVYEYKDSGIAMAMYNTDESIRGFAHASFKLALTKKLNLFLSTKNTILKTYDGRFKDIFQELYDTQYKTEFENHGIYYEHRLIDDMVAQMIKSKGGFIMALKNYDGDVQSDIVAQGFGSLGLMTSILATPDGKTFESEAAHGTVTRHYRQHQQGKETSTNSIASIFAWTRGLIKRGELDNTPDVVNFANKLEAATVNTVQEDGLMTKDLALACGNTDRSAYVTTNELLDAVEARLKEDLAVVE, encoded by the coding sequence ATGTATTTCAGAAGATACCTTTTGACCGCAACGAGAACGAGCAGACCCAAGATTAAAGTTCAATCTCCCCTTGTGGAGCTGGATGGGGATGAAATGACTAGAATTATCTGggataaaattaaaaccaAGTTGATTTTGCCGTATCTCGATATAGATTTGAAGTATTATGATTTAAGTATTACTTCCCGTGATGCATCCAATGATCAAATAACCCATGATGCTGCACACGCAATTAAGAAGTATGGCGTTGGGGTCAAGTGTGCAACTATCACACCAGATGAGGCCCGTGTGGAAGAATTTAACTTAAAGAAGATGTGGAAATCTCCAAATGGGACGattagaaatattttgggtGGAACTGTCTTTCGGGAGCCAATTGTGATTCCAAGAATCCCAAGGTTGATTCCTGGATGGGAAAAACCAATTATCATTGGAAGACATGCGCATGGTGACCAATACAAAGCTACTGATCTGTTGGTCCCAGGTGCTGGTAAGCTGGAATTGCTTTATAGGCCTGCCGATGGGTCTACTCCCACTACGTTGGATGTATATGAATACAAAGATTCCGGAATTGCCATGGCAATGTACAATACAGACGAGTCTATTCGTGGGTTTGCCCATGCCTCCTTCAAACTGGCCTTGACCAAGAAGTTAAATTTGTTCCTTTCTACGAAGAACACCATCCTTAAAACGTATGATGGCCGctttaaagatatattcCAAGAACTGTACGATACTCAATATAAGACGGAGTTTGAAAATCATGGGATCTATTATGAACATCGTTTGATTGACGATATGGTTGCCCAGATGATAAAGTCGAAAGGTGGTTTTATTATGGCCTTGAAGAATTATGACGGTGACGTTCAGTCCGACATTGTCGCTCAGGGTTTCGGATCTCTGGGTTTGATGACATCCATCCTTGCAACACCAGACGGAAAAACCTTTGAAAGTGAGGCTGCCCATGGAACTGTCACCAGACATTATAGACAACATCAACAAGGTAAAGAAACCTCGACGAACTCCATCGCCTCCATTTTTGCTTGGACCAGAGGCTTGATAAAAAGGGGTGAGTTGGACAATACCCCAGATGTCGTTAACTTTGCCAACAAGTTAGAAGCTGCAACAGTAAACACTGTTCAAGAAGACGGCCTCATGACCAAGGATCTGGCTCTGGCATGCGGCAATACGGATAGGTCTGCATACGTCACAACAAACGAATTGCTGGACGCTGTGGAGGCTAGATTGAAGGAAGATTTGGCAGTTGTTGAATAA
- the ATP10 gene encoding Atp10p (similar to Ashbya gossypii AER060W), producing MKRFFSTTSTVGFFNRLNNALIKAAPRDHVVQELKKPVGLECSPDRSIPYTKGNSLKDMFKQDKTTQRAEELALEFSKSGMYDVYTFRKTNGKLFLSPPSYWRAEKSLYFPHLVGRTLANAEKTCLEDTLRGKLSIIKIATSVAGEKLVNSYFQNENIDYLANGHELLNDKQSTMSTAAAQIIDINFSENWVKSLIVNLSLRKLRNEIPERRHSQYFVCAREQLPFMIREKLLLNNPYTGYVYVVDPQLRIRWMACGAAQPKDFELLWKCVRGLQKELVNQ from the coding sequence ATGAAGAGATTTTTTAGTACTACGTCAACGGTCGGCTTCTTTAATAGACTGAACAACGCGCTAATTAAAGCTGCCCCAAGGGACCATGTCGTCCAGGAATTAAAGAAACCAGTGGGCTTGGAATGTTCGCCTGATAGATCCATCCCTTACACGAAGGGTAACTCCTTGAAAGATATGTTCAAGCAAGATAAGACGACCCAAAGAGCTGAGGAACTTGCGCTGGAATTCAGCAAAAGCGGGATGTATGACGTTTATACTTTCCGTAAAACCAATGGGAAGTTGTTCTTGTCACCACCGTCTTATTGGCGTGCTGAAAAATCCTTGTATTTCCCACATTTAGTTGGAAGGACCTTAGCAAACGCTGAGAAAACATGCTTGGAGGACACACTACGAGGCAAATTATCCATTATCAAGATAGCGACTAGTGTGGCAGGAGAAAAATTAGTTAATAGCTActttcaaaatgaaaacattGACTATCTTGCGAATGGTCATGAACTACTGAATGATAAGCAGTCTACTATGtctactgctgctgcacaGATAATTGACATTAATTTTTCTGAGAATTGGGTCAAATCTTTAATTGTGAACCTTTCTCTTCGGAAATTACGTAACGAAATTCCTGAAAGACGTCATAGCCAATATTTTGTCTGTGCCAGGGAACAGCTTCCGTTTATGATTCGTGAAAAGTTACTTTTGAATAATCCGTATACTGGCTACGTATACGTCGTTGATCCTCAACTAAGGATTCGATGGATGGCATGTGGTGCTGCACAACCCAAGGATTTCGAGCTGCTTTGGAAATGTGTAAGAGGTCTGCAGAAGGAACTAGTTAATCAGTAG